One genomic window of Glycine max cultivar Williams 82 chromosome 16, Glycine_max_v4.0, whole genome shotgun sequence includes the following:
- the LOC100779810 gene encoding abscisic acid 8'-hydroxylase CYP707A2 codes for MELSTIMLCLFASFLSILLFKSLIKPFFFSSKGRQLPLPPGTMGLPYIGETFQMYSQDPNVFFATKIKRYGSMFKSHILGYPCVMISDPEAAKFVLNKAQLFKPTFPASKERMLGKQAIFFHQGAYHANLRKLVLRTFMPEAIKDKVSNIESIALSCLKSWEGKMITTFLEMKTFTFNVALLSIFGKDENLYGEALKRCYCTLERGYNSMPINLPGTLFHKAMKARKELAQILAQIISTRRNMKQDHNNNDLLGSFMSEKAGLTDEQIADNIIGAIFAARDTTATVLTWIVKYLGENPSVLEAVTEEQESLLRGKEESGEKMGLNWSDTKNMPVTSRVIQETLRIASILSFTFREAVEDVEFQGYLIPKRWKVLPLFRNIHHSPDNFKEPEKFDPSRFEVAPKPNTFMPFGNGTRACPGNELANLEILVFLHHLTTKYRWSLMGAKNGIQYGPFAIPQNGLPITLYPK; via the exons ATGGAACTCAGCACTATTATGTTGTGCTTGTTTGCTTCTTTCCTATCCATTCTTCTGTTCAAATCACTCATCaaacctttcttcttctcttccaaAGGGAGACAATTGCCACTTCCTCCTGGGACCATGGGTTTGCCTTACATAGGAGAAACCTTCCAAATGTATTCTCAAGACCCAAATGTTTTTTTTGCCACAAAAATCAAGAG GTATGGCTCCATGTTTAAGTCACACATTTTGGGTTATCCTTGTGTGATGATTTCTGACCCAGAAGCAGCAAAGTTTGTGCTGAACAAAGCTCAACTCTTCAAACCAACATTTCCTGCAAGCAAAGAGAGGATGTTGGGAAAGCAAGCAATTTTCTTTCACCAAGGAGCATACCATGCTAACCTTAGAAAGCTTGTTCTTCGCACCTTCATGCCTGAGGCCATCAAAGACAAAGTCTCTAACATTGAATCCATTGCCCTAAGTTGCCTCAAATCATGGGAAGGAAAAATGATCACAACTTTCCTTGAAATGAAAACC TTTACCTTCAATGTGGCCCTGCTTTCAATTTTTGGAAAGGATGAAAACCTCTATGGAGAAGCTCTGAAGAGATGCTACTGCACCCTCGAGAGAGGGTACAATTCAATGCCTATAAACCTTCCAGGAACACTGTTCCACAAGGCCATGAAGGCAAGGAAAGAGCTTGCACAGATCTTGGCTCAAATCATCTCAACAAGGAGGAACATGAAGCAAGATCACAACAACAACGACTTGTTGGGCTCGTTCATGAGTGAAAAAGCAGGACTCACTGATGAGCAAATAGCAGATAACATCATTGGTGCTATTTTCGCTGCTCGTGACACCACTGCCACtgtacttacttggattgttaaGTACCTTGGTGAAAATCCGAGTGTCCTAGAAGCTGTAACT GAAGAGCAAGAGTCCTTATTAAGAGGCAAGGAAGAAAGTGGAGAAAAAATGGGTCTGAATTGGTCAGACACAAAAAATATGCCAGTGACATCCAGGGTGATACAAGAGACTCTAAGAATAGCatcaattttgtcttttacTTTCAGAGAAGCTGTAGAGGATGTTGAATTTCAAG ggTATCTCATACCAAAAAGATGGAAAGTATTACCCCTTTTTAGAAACATCCACCACAGTCCAGACAACTTCAAAGAGCCAGAGAAGTTTGATCCTTCAAGATTTGAG GTTGCTCCAAAACCCAATACTTTTATGCCATTTGGCAATGGGACACGTGCATGTCCTGGCAATGAATTAGCCAACTTGGAGATTTTGGTGTTTTTACATCACCTAACCACAAAATACAG GTGGTCTTTGATGGGTGCAAAAAATGGGATTCAATATGGCCCTTTTGCCATTCCACAGAATGGATTGCCCATAACACTATATCCCAAATAA